Genomic window (Amaranthus tricolor cultivar Red isolate AtriRed21 chromosome 7, ASM2621246v1, whole genome shotgun sequence):
TAAGTATCTTTTTCAGGATCAAACTTGGTCGTTATCTCTGGTCCCCAGCTTCCAAACTGCTGAAGAGGAAGAACTTGAAAACCTGGTAAAGATGCTCTAGCACTGCACATAATTTTTTATACTCTGTCAATAAAGCAAAAATTTCCATGTATGGGGAACAGATCAGTCCACATATGCACCCAAGATGAGATGAAAAACAGAAAACTGAAAGAAAAGTGTTGACAGTTATCCAttatttttacaagaaaatggAAAATGGGTTTAACATTTAATCTAGTACAAAACATTGTCCACAACACTGTATCATGACTGTATTGTAAAACTTTTCAAGCTTAACATGACCAAAACATAGGCTGAGACAATCGCAAAACCATCTGCATAGACCACGAAAGTCGTTTAATGAGTGTAATCGCGAGTAGAGCTGCAATTTTTCTCTATGAATTCATGAATATAGAAAATAAAGTGCCAAAGCAGTGTTCAAGTCAAACTTTATAGGGATTATAATAATGAGAAGGAATGCAAAAACTCAAGAGGGATGAATGGAATACATGAAAATGAAATCATGAAAAAGAGCACCATAAAAGATACATACACTTCCTCTGGCTCTCGAACATCAATCAGCTGTGCCTCTTCTGTAAAACTGGGATCGTGCAATCTCTCATGCAGCTCACCAGGTTGAATTTCACCAAGCAACAATTGTTCCCTAAAACAATGTCAACAATACAAAGGtgaaaaattaagtaaataatcCAGTAACATTTATGAGTTTTGATGAAGCAAAACTTCAGTTAGAAGAATACCTCTCAGATAAGACTTGCAGCAAGTGCCATCCAAATTTTGTTTTACATCTAACAATTGCGTCCAGTGGTGCAGAAAATGCAGCCTCTTCAAATTCTGGTACCTGAGATCAAAATGATGTTTCAAATCAGCATGAAGATGAGAAAAATTGTTCAAACAAAATCATTAAGGATCAAGAAAGATGTCTTCAAAAAGAAAAGTACCAAAGTAAAATGGCTCTGAAGAAAGATAGTGTAATAAACGCGGGAAACAATATAAGGGCAATAACTGAGAAATGCAATTCCTTCATCATTATAACCCATCAAAAAAGCTTTTCCAAAAATTTTTTACAAAGGTACCTACACAAATACCATACCATTTGTCCTCTTCGGACCCAACCAAGAACGCCACCATCTTCTTTTGACGGGCAAATAGAGTATTCCACAGCAAGACCACTCAAATCCTCCCCTGGCATACAGCAACAAAATTCAGCATAACCATCAATCCGGTCGACACACAGAATCACTTCATTCACTTGCATAATAACTGCTGAAGCATACCTCCTGCAATCCTTTTCTGAAGTTCCACTAGAAGATTCAggtcattttctttaacaagcAAGTGCTGCACCAATATTTCCCTATCACCAGTGGAGTAACTTCCAGAACTAAATGCTGCAATAAAACACACTCAGAAATGACCTATTTAAACCAAGTCACATTCCTTGTACTCTATCTTAATCGGAAAGGACATTTATCTTCAGCGGAGGTTCTAAGGGTATACGAGGTGTCTAACCGCACAAGGCCCCCAAAATTAAGGGCctcttatataaaaaaaatatataaagtgaATCAGCAACTTAGAGTAGAAAACCTGGTAAGCTTTTTACTATGTAAATGCGTTGTACAGAACTCCGTGaacttaattttttgaaaataggCATGCAATTTACTGCTATCTTGTTATCCTCCTAAGACGAGACCTTGACCCTcttaattttctttcttctcaAACATAGCTGAAGGCCTAAATCTTCAAGCAACTCTCCAATCTTTGTTACGCCTCTTTAATTCTTTGATATTCCCAATCATATTGTTCCTTTTATCATTTTCGAAAAATATGTGTTGGTTTTCACTTTCATACATCTACTTGATGTTTTTATCACATTAATATCTTACAGAAATTTTACTACGAGGGGATTGATTTtctttgctaaaaaaaaaaggtatacTCTAGATTGTATTTTAACTTTTAGGTTCAAATcttatttaatcaaataaatttctcattaaaattattaattgaaggcccattttacaaaataatgaaaCTAGAAACAGAGTCTCCGTGATCTTTGCTTCACCCTTGGTTATCTTCCCTCCACTTACAAAAATTCTCTCCCCATTGATATAACATTGGCATTAAAAGAAGGAATAGCAAGAAAGACAATAGTTTTACGCTGTTACTTATCGAGTTTTGAATATGAAACCAATCCAAGTGTCCAGATCAGCtatttaatagaaaatttcaatgcttttgGTTCTATGTGGCATTGAGTCTAATTGAGTTGAGTTTTCGTTTCCGAACTTGAGGTGAAATTAACAGTTTAGGTGACAAGTGTAAGGACAATGTTGGATGTCCATACTTGAGGTAAAATGAAAGACAGGGGCGGAGCAAACAATTCCAAGgccctatttatttttcattaatttccaAAATTGAGGCCCtttataattaaactttaaaaaaaacttttttttaaacttaaattaagttgttaaaaattaaactttcttCTTTAATGTTAAAATGGAAGAGAATAAATAGTAATAGATTGATGAACAATAATAGAAAGAGTAAAAATTTGAAgggttgaaaaattttaaaataaattgttgattatttttatgaatCAAGTTAGTAATAATTGATACTCGATCAATGTGTAAACATTGTAGGAAAGAAGAATATcagtagaatattttattttatattttattttattctaatttaGTTTCGTTAATTTTAATATTCTGTAATATTTTTGTTTCCTTATTAGATGgtcaaattatgtataaataaagaTGTTCCTCTCAttgaataatttatacaaatccAATATTCACCAAATTAAACCTAAATCGAATTCCACACTGAATTTCTACATGGTATCAGCGCCGTAAGGTTTTCATGGACGGAAAAACTCTATCGgtattttatcattgatcataatcGACCAAAATCGATCCaaacaaaaaccaaatcaaaacaaaaccaatcaaagtaaaccaaatcaaaaacaaaactaaacCAGGACCATGATTTCCATggcacaaatggaacaaatgtttcAACTAAAAAAGACCCAAAAACTTGAACAACCAATCCAAATTGAAAAACTaaactaccaaaattacaccacGTGGTgtaaacaaatgaaaacagaaaTTGGTGATCGGGGAGGCTCAACCATATCACCGCCATATCTCCATCCACCACAAATCCACAATGGGTTCAGAATAATTGTATGGTGATCTCATGGATCATCAATAATATCGACTGCGACCTTGTAGAATATTTTCTTGACTACACTACCTCCGCTTGAGATTTATGGACAAGAATCCACTTCATTCTCTGACCCGTTTCGCTACCTCCAGTTGATGAGACCATTCAATGTGAGGTCGCGAGGGGGAGAAATATGGTAGAAAAGACATCATCGG
Coding sequences:
- the LOC130818931 gene encoding rhodanese-like/PpiC domain-containing protein 12, chloroplastic, which codes for MLSRASYSHHHLPSIAISSFSLSIFPLSSSKNPKKLQFKSINFTTTSSISSTLFNSSKFFSRISSSLSVPSPLGWFNSNLTMMGPSSFKAFSSGSYSTGDREILVQHLLVKENDLNLLVELQKRIAGGEDLSGLAVEYSICPSKEDGGVLGWVRRGQMVPEFEEAAFSAPLDAIVRCKTKFGWHLLQVLSEREQLLLGEIQPGELHERLHDPSFTEEAQLIDVREPEEVARASLPGFQVLPLQQFGSWGPEITTKFDPEKDTYVMCHHGVRSLQVARWLQTQGFKKVFNVAGGIHAYAVNVDPSVPTY